The Bacteroidales bacterium genome has a window encoding:
- a CDS encoding sulfatase-like hydrolase/transferase — protein MRKTFLIACIIIIPSVIFAQQTKTKNLILVTIDGLRWQEVFTGADGDLISNKDLVGNQEKMKSKYWDKEDSVRRFKLMPFMWKTINNEGQLYGNRNLKSLVNVTNKFWFSYPGYNELLTGSDDPDVNTNEFGPNKNKNVFEFLAEKNPGLQNNIAVFASWSTLNDILNENRSPYLINAGFEKLKAELVNPEMAGLNEIQFALPDVFDGIRLDGSTFYLGFSYLKAYRPNILYLSFDETDDFAHQGKYDLYLNSVHYTDQFLADLWEWIQSDPEYRDKTTLLVTCDHGRGKGNPDWRNHGSDTPGSDETWFAVIGPDTPALGETKNVQCYTNQLAATISALLGYEYVSDKTAGKPVLSVMGK, from the coding sequence ATGAGAAAAACCTTCCTGATTGCCTGCATTATAATTATTCCCTCTGTAATCTTTGCACAACAGACCAAAACAAAAAACCTGATCCTTGTTACAATCGATGGCCTGCGCTGGCAGGAAGTATTCACTGGGGCTGATGGTGATCTGATCAGCAATAAAGACCTGGTGGGAAACCAGGAAAAGATGAAATCAAAATACTGGGATAAAGAGGATTCTGTCCGCAGGTTTAAACTGATGCCCTTTATGTGGAAGACAATCAATAACGAGGGCCAGCTTTATGGTAACCGGAATCTTAAGTCGCTTGTTAACGTTACAAACAAATTCTGGTTCTCGTACCCCGGGTATAACGAACTTCTTACAGGGTCTGACGATCCCGATGTAAACACAAATGAATTCGGACCGAATAAAAATAAAAATGTATTTGAATTCCTGGCAGAAAAAAATCCGGGTTTACAGAATAACATAGCTGTTTTTGCATCCTGGAGTACATTAAATGATATTCTCAACGAAAACAGGAGCCCGTACCTTATAAACGCAGGTTTTGAAAAATTGAAGGCAGAACTGGTAAATCCTGAGATGGCCGGGTTAAACGAAATACAATTCGCTTTACCTGATGTGTTTGATGGTATCCGGCTTGATGGCAGCACCTTCTATCTCGGTTTCAGTTACCTTAAGGCTTATCGCCCGAACATCCTTTATCTGTCATTTGACGAAACCGATGACTTTGCACACCAGGGGAAATACGATCTGTACCTGAATTCGGTACATTACACCGATCAGTTTCTTGCTGATCTATGGGAATGGATACAGTCCGATCCGGAATACAGGGATAAAACAACTTTGCTTGTAACCTGTGATCATGGAAGAGGAAAAGGCAACCCCGACTGGCGCAACCATGGCTCAGATACACCCGGGTCGGATGAAACCTGGTTTGCTGTTATAGGCCCCGACACTCCTGCCCTGGGTGAAACAAAAAACGTTCAGTGTTATACCAACCAGCTGGCAGCAACAATATCTGCCCTCCTGGGTTATGAATACGTTTCAGATAAAACTGCCGGAAAACCGGTCCTATCGGTTATGGGAAAATGA
- a CDS encoding glycosyltransferase family 39 protein, producing MTGNRKTFIRPSINIFGNIQPGYILWLLPLVASGLYINLGLLPLKGDEAIRAEVALEMMLSGNYITPTLTGELYLNKPPLYNWILIGFFRLFQNNSEFMVRFPTTLFLLLYCIIIFYWVRKELGKQIALMSSLAFFTCGRILFWDSYLGLIDIFFSGLTFLNFMLIWHLYRKRKFFRLFVISYLLTAFCFLLKGLPALVFQGFALLVIFLQHKNYKGLISWKHLTGILILLFLTGTYYFLYSIQNPGYVDDALMRLVTESTHKSAIGSTIQKTILHFFTFPLEVIQHFLPWILLTPFLFYRKIFNRILKTPFIRYCFLIFMANIVIYWLSPTTYPRYLLMLMPLLFLVCLYSARYHIMLKTLQFYIVQGILVVFVTGLIFSSTLLPALFRQSLEVDHFWLKLLAVVLISITAVVWKRKSPKAGLLFFTAIVLLISRLSFDLFLMPYRESHDLLSQCRKDAIELADKTKGQPLFYMTDTITMHNVYYITRERDEILTFNGNPAAGPWFIVDDTLKAGAAFKKEIAMKVPYQNKTFYAGKFSEPGP from the coding sequence ATGACCGGCAACCGGAAGACCTTTATACGGCCCTCGATCAATATTTTCGGTAATATACAGCCAGGGTACATTCTGTGGCTGCTGCCATTGGTAGCATCAGGACTGTACATCAACCTTGGATTATTGCCCCTGAAAGGCGACGAAGCCATTAGAGCTGAGGTAGCTCTTGAAATGATGCTGTCAGGTAATTACATCACCCCAACGCTTACCGGGGAATTATACCTGAATAAGCCCCCGCTTTATAACTGGATATTGATTGGCTTTTTCAGGCTGTTTCAGAATAACAGCGAATTCATGGTCAGGTTCCCCACCACCCTTTTCCTTCTTCTTTATTGTATCATTATATTTTATTGGGTAAGGAAAGAACTTGGGAAACAGATTGCCCTTATGTCATCACTTGCTTTCTTTACCTGCGGACGGATATTGTTCTGGGATTCTTACTTAGGGTTGATTGATATTTTCTTTTCAGGACTCACCTTCCTGAATTTTATGCTTATCTGGCATTTATACAGGAAAAGGAAATTCTTCCGGTTGTTTGTGATCTCATACTTGCTGACGGCATTTTGTTTCCTGCTTAAAGGGCTTCCGGCTCTTGTTTTCCAGGGGTTTGCATTGCTAGTAATTTTTCTTCAGCATAAAAACTATAAGGGGTTGATATCATGGAAACATTTAACCGGAATTTTAATACTTCTTTTCCTCACAGGAACTTACTATTTCCTTTATTCAATACAAAACCCGGGCTATGTTGATGATGCATTGATGAGGCTTGTAACCGAGTCCACCCACAAATCGGCTATTGGCAGCACTATTCAGAAAACAATACTTCACTTTTTTACATTTCCCCTGGAAGTGATACAGCATTTTCTGCCCTGGATTCTTCTAACCCCTTTTCTTTTCTATAGGAAAATTTTTAATCGCATCCTGAAGACGCCTTTTATCAGGTATTGTTTCCTTATCTTCATGGCAAACATCGTCATTTACTGGTTGTCTCCTACAACTTACCCGCGGTATCTGCTGATGCTCATGCCTCTTTTATTCCTGGTTTGCCTGTATTCCGCACGCTATCACATCATGTTGAAAACTTTACAGTTTTACATTGTTCAGGGAATTTTAGTTGTTTTTGTCACCGGGCTTATATTTTCTTCCACCCTGTTGCCGGCGCTTTTTCGCCAGAGTTTAGAAGTGGATCATTTCTGGCTGAAACTGCTTGCAGTAGTATTAATTTCAATTACAGCCGTGGTGTGGAAAAGAAAATCTCCAAAAGCCGGATTACTTTTCTTTACTGCAATTGTTCTATTAATCAGCCGGCTGAGCTTTGACCTGTTTCTCATGCCGTATCGTGAAAGTCACGATTTACTCTCCCAATGCAGGAAAGATGCGATTGAACTTGCGGACAAAACAAAAGGTCAACCGCTGTTTTATATGACGGATACTATTACAATGCATAATGTGTATTATATAACCCGTGAGCGTGATGAAATCTTAACTTTTAACGGAAACCCGGCTGCGGGGCCGTGGTTTATAGTGGATGATACATTGAAAGCCGGAGCTGCATTTAAAAAAGAAATTGCGATGAAAGTACCGTATCAAAATAAGACTTTTTACGCCGGAAAATTCAGTGAACCGGGGCCATGA
- a CDS encoding glycosyltransferase family 2 protein: MKISVVICVYNEQANIAPLISNTDLALKGLDFEVIIVDDGSTDETVNEVYHHSRPWIKLVRLTKNYGQSSALAAGINQAGGDFIVTMDGDLQNDPLDIPEMITMIETRRCDIVAGYRQNRKDSIIRTFPSKLANMMIRRTTGVNIIDYGCTLKVFRGCIAKNLKIYGELHRFIPVLAALEGYTKIVQVPVRHHPRQHGKSKYNLNRTLKVISDLLLLVFFRKYMQKPMHFFGPVGVLLTLTGIIINVYLLVLKLAGHDIWGKPLLMLGVILLLGGLQFITTGLVAEMLMRTYFESQQKKPYNIRSVKKFETTNQKIYTGNRKVAHK; encoded by the coding sequence ATGAAAATATCAGTCGTTATCTGCGTATATAATGAGCAGGCTAACATTGCACCGTTGATCAGCAATACGGACCTGGCACTGAAAGGACTCGATTTCGAGGTGATCATAGTGGATGATGGATCCACCGATGAAACAGTGAATGAAGTGTATCATCATTCAAGGCCCTGGATCAAGCTTGTCCGGCTAACTAAAAATTATGGCCAGAGCTCCGCGCTGGCAGCCGGGATTAACCAGGCCGGGGGCGATTTTATTGTGACCATGGATGGCGATCTTCAGAATGATCCCCTTGATATTCCCGAAATGATTACAATGATTGAAACCCGGCGATGTGACATTGTGGCCGGTTACAGGCAAAACAGGAAAGACAGCATCATCCGGACTTTCCCCAGCAAACTGGCAAACATGATGATCCGCAGAACCACCGGAGTTAACATCATCGATTATGGATGCACACTTAAGGTGTTCAGAGGCTGTATTGCCAAAAATCTGAAAATCTATGGTGAACTGCACCGGTTTATCCCGGTGCTTGCGGCGCTTGAAGGATATACAAAAATAGTGCAGGTGCCCGTCAGGCATCATCCCCGGCAGCACGGGAAATCAAAATATAACCTCAACAGAACGCTCAAGGTGATCAGCGACCTGCTTTTGCTTGTATTTTTCAGGAAATACATGCAAAAACCGATGCACTTTTTTGGTCCTGTCGGTGTTCTTCTTACTCTCACAGGAATTATAATAAACGTGTACCTGTTGGTGCTGAAACTGGCAGGACATGATATCTGGGGAAAGCCATTGCTAATGCTCGGGGTCATCCTGTTACTAGGCGGTTTGCAATTTATTACAACCGGCCTTGTAGCAGAGATGCTCATGCGAACTTACTTTGAATCACAACAAAAAAAGCCTTATAATATCCGATCGGTAAAAAAATTTGAAACGACGAATCAGAAAATTTATACGGGTAATCGTAAGGTTGCTCATAAGTAG
- a CDS encoding lysylphosphatidylglycerol synthase transmembrane domain-containing protein: MVLSKADLGSVRALFMQSNILLVLLALLCFVFSKLVSAYRLNSFFNASGVRIADSVNLKLYLLGMFYNLFLPGGIGGDGFKVYWLRRNLGAPVKKGLLAILFDRVTGVFALFILCLLFGMFMKQSIVSDYLIVMTIAVGFALLYVIVYRWFRRFYPVLNSTNFQSFVVQGSQVVCAALILLSLGHSNQLFTYLFVFLLSSVAASVPVSIGGIGIREATFLYAAGVLHLDVTTSLSLSLMFFIISALVSLTGIIYAVKPEKIISLPQSLKAG; this comes from the coding sequence TTGGTCCTGAGCAAAGCGGATCTTGGGTCAGTCAGGGCGCTTTTTATGCAAAGCAACATTCTGCTGGTATTGCTGGCTCTATTATGTTTTGTTTTTTCAAAATTGGTTTCTGCTTACCGTTTAAATTCTTTTTTTAATGCCTCGGGTGTCCGCATAGCAGATTCGGTTAATTTGAAATTATATCTCCTGGGAATGTTTTACAATTTGTTCCTCCCCGGAGGAATAGGCGGTGATGGTTTTAAAGTATACTGGCTTCGGCGTAATCTTGGTGCCCCGGTTAAAAAGGGCTTGCTTGCCATCCTGTTCGACAGGGTGACGGGTGTATTTGCCCTGTTTATACTTTGCCTTTTATTTGGCATGTTTATGAAGCAGAGCATTGTTAGTGACTACTTGATTGTTATGACTATTGCCGTTGGATTTGCATTGCTCTACGTTATTGTTTACAGGTGGTTCAGAAGGTTCTACCCTGTTTTAAATTCTACGAATTTTCAGTCATTTGTAGTACAGGGTTCACAGGTGGTATGTGCCGCGCTCATTCTCTTATCACTGGGACATTCAAATCAGCTTTTTACTTACTTGTTCGTATTCCTTCTTTCTTCTGTAGCAGCATCTGTTCCGGTTTCAATCGGGGGAATCGGGATCCGGGAGGCAACATTCCTTTATGCTGCCGGGGTTCTGCATCTCGATGTAACTACATCATTATCTCTCAGCCTTATGTTTTTTATTATTAGTGCATTAGTTTCTTTAACGGGAATTATTTATGCGGTAAAACCCGAAAAAATTATTTCTCTTCCTCAATCGCTGAAGGCGGGATAA
- a CDS encoding transglutaminase domain-containing protein, with protein sequence MRFIFLLLLAASTVFPAEAQKKTGYGYINRIMYRIPDSLTGSTEAIAGYITRNFSSDRDRATAAYFWIARNIRYNFDSIITNSIYETPESVSSRILKSRTGVCLNYVTLFNEITRKTGIRSYAVQGYTKQNGRVDYLPHMWCAAWLDSAWYLFDPTWGSGYYYRGKYLNEVNSFYCMAKPQLLIRTHTPFDPMWQLLYYPATHREFARKAWKPDTTKPYFNYNDSLSAWENASELEKAAGSARRIEDAGITNEFIAAKVRVYKGEIEYLSNRIAVERYDSAVKIYNLGIHKLNQFINLRNERDEDTVKMAETLDTSFIYLDNAVSLLNGISSRQQDIILSVMQLRNAILGSMREVKEQMRFVRTILD encoded by the coding sequence ATGCGATTTATATTTCTTTTATTGCTGGCAGCATCAACTGTTTTCCCGGCAGAAGCGCAAAAGAAAACAGGATATGGATATATTAACCGTATAATGTATCGCATACCTGATTCCCTTACCGGTTCAACAGAAGCCATAGCCGGATATATCACCCGAAATTTCAGCAGTGATCGCGACAGGGCTACAGCTGCTTATTTCTGGATTGCACGGAATATCCGGTATAATTTTGACAGTATAATCACAAACAGTATATATGAAACGCCTGAATCAGTCAGTTCAAGGATTCTAAAAAGCCGTACCGGCGTATGCCTTAATTATGTCACCCTGTTTAACGAAATTACGCGCAAAACCGGCATCAGGTCTTATGCCGTGCAGGGATATACAAAGCAAAACGGACGGGTTGATTATCTGCCTCATATGTGGTGTGCGGCATGGCTCGACAGTGCCTGGTATTTGTTTGATCCTACATGGGGATCAGGCTATTATTACCGGGGTAAATATCTGAATGAAGTCAATTCGTTCTATTGTATGGCAAAACCGCAACTCCTTATCCGCACTCATACTCCGTTTGACCCGATGTGGCAGTTATTGTATTATCCGGCTACACACCGTGAATTCGCCAGAAAAGCCTGGAAACCGGATACGACAAAACCGTATTTCAACTACAACGATAGCCTCTCTGCATGGGAAAATGCCTCTGAGCTTGAAAAAGCAGCCGGGTCGGCAAGGAGAATCGAAGATGCCGGAATAACAAATGAGTTCATTGCCGCAAAGGTAAGGGTATATAAAGGTGAAATAGAATACCTTAGTAACCGGATCGCTGTTGAACGGTATGATTCCGCAGTTAAAATATACAACCTGGGCATTCACAAACTGAATCAGTTCATCAATCTAAGGAATGAAAGAGATGAGGATACAGTCAAAATGGCAGAAACCCTGGATACCTCATTTATATACCTTGATAATGCAGTTTCGCTGTTGAACGGCATAAGCTCGCGGCAACAAGATATTATACTTTCAGTTATGCAATTGAGAAATGCTATTTTGGGGAGTATGAGGGAGGTGAAGGAGCAGATGAGGTTTGTAAGAACTATTTTAGATTAA
- a CDS encoding DUF4382 domain-containing protein — MKCKVCLIAVVGISLLLTAGCKKSDNSGTSVLEIRLTDAPANYEEVLVDIRDVQVESEDGWKSLDVNQGVYNLLDFRNGLDTLLGTIEIPAGRISQVRLVLGENNQVRTTDGLFDLQTPSAQQSGLKLNINAELTAGIVYKLWIDFDAARSVVDKGNGGFILKPVIRAYTEVQGGAIAGTVSPAESMPVITAISNGDTLSTLAAEDGNFILRAVPTGTWSVEFKPVSPFIADTVNGVEVQSGMVTEMDTVDLR; from the coding sequence ATGAAATGTAAGGTATGTTTGATTGCCGTTGTTGGAATTTCGTTATTGCTGACAGCAGGATGTAAAAAGTCGGATAATTCGGGCACATCAGTTCTGGAAATAAGACTTACCGATGCCCCGGCCAATTACGAGGAAGTTTTGGTTGATATCCGGGATGTCCAGGTTGAATCGGAAGACGGATGGAAGAGCCTTGATGTAAACCAGGGCGTTTATAATTTGCTTGATTTCAGAAACGGATTGGATACACTATTGGGCACAATAGAAATACCGGCCGGTCGTATATCTCAGGTAAGGCTTGTTTTAGGCGAAAATAACCAAGTAAGGACAACAGATGGCTTGTTTGACCTGCAAACCCCTTCAGCACAACAAAGCGGATTAAAGCTGAATATAAATGCCGAACTTACCGCCGGAATAGTATACAAATTGTGGATTGATTTTGATGCCGCACGTTCTGTTGTAGACAAAGGCAATGGTGGGTTCATTCTGAAACCTGTGATAAGAGCTTATACGGAAGTTCAGGGCGGAGCCATAGCCGGCACTGTATCTCCGGCGGAGTCCATGCCGGTAATAACGGCTATATCCAACGGCGACACATTGAGTACCCTGGCAGCTGAAGACGGAAATTTCATATTACGGGCGGTTCCCACAGGCACCTGGTCAGTTGAATTCAAACCTGTCTCCCCGTTTATTGCAGATACTGTTAATGGAGTCGAAGTGCAAAGCGGCATGGTAACAGAAATGGATACGGTGGATTTACGATAA
- a CDS encoding SPOR domain-containing protein, protein MNIIPVIRDLLLKNQKVVLPGFGSLVIDSIPAQLNKAVRIIAPPKMSIRFEKTIKDDDGSISGYLVRKLKMDTGKADQVIRDFTDKTRESLKQNGFVTWEGLGTLKGEPGSVTVFEPSAELLRRINLFELPSINIPQVEKKDETRKPGPEPVVHTPNPVREIPVIPPVIEPLKKRKWWVPVTILLVFVALLLPVYLSGNLDMLFSDFTGLFKKEKPAKEKLVFGNPVNAGNDSAVQDISKKLDEQVDRDKAFAYEEPAAEVKAQPAQPVESPAETVTDQNKPFHIISGAFLVPNNAERHKALLEKKGFTPAILPKKGDYYMVSLGSFSTFHEAAAAMKQMQGQVKNELWVLKR, encoded by the coding sequence GTGAACATTATTCCTGTCATCCGTGATTTATTGCTCAAGAATCAGAAGGTCGTTCTGCCGGGCTTCGGTTCTCTTGTTATTGACAGCATTCCTGCACAGTTAAACAAGGCAGTCCGTATAATAGCGCCTCCGAAAATGAGCATACGGTTTGAAAAAACAATAAAGGACGATGACGGAAGCATTTCCGGATATCTTGTCAGAAAGCTTAAAATGGACACCGGGAAAGCGGACCAGGTTATCCGTGATTTTACGGATAAAACGAGGGAATCGTTAAAGCAAAACGGCTTTGTCACATGGGAAGGTCTTGGCACACTGAAGGGAGAACCCGGCAGTGTTACGGTATTTGAACCGTCAGCTGAGTTGCTCAGGCGAATCAATTTATTTGAACTGCCCAGCATAAATATTCCCCAGGTAGAAAAGAAGGATGAAACCAGGAAACCAGGGCCCGAACCGGTTGTTCACACTCCGAATCCTGTACGTGAAATACCTGTTATTCCTCCGGTGATTGAACCACTGAAAAAAAGGAAATGGTGGGTACCGGTTACTATTTTGCTGGTATTTGTTGCTTTGCTTTTGCCCGTGTATCTTTCAGGCAACCTTGATATGTTGTTCAGTGATTTCACCGGGTTATTTAAAAAAGAAAAACCGGCAAAAGAAAAATTGGTTTTCGGCAATCCCGTGAATGCAGGAAACGATTCTGCTGTTCAGGATATCAGCAAAAAACTGGATGAACAGGTTGACAGGGATAAGGCGTTTGCTTATGAAGAACCGGCAGCAGAAGTTAAGGCACAACCCGCACAACCGGTCGAATCTCCTGCTGAAACCGTTACGGATCAGAATAAGCCTTTTCACATTATATCAGGAGCATTCCTCGTGCCCAATAATGCCGAAAGACATAAAGCGCTGCTTGAAAAAAAGGGGTTTACACCTGCTATTCTTCCAAAGAAGGGTGATTATTACATGGTATCGCTGGGATCATTTTCAACCTTCCATGAAGCAGCTGCAGCCATGAAACAAATGCAGGGACAAGTGAAGAATGAGTTGTGGGTTTTAAAAAGATAA
- a CDS encoding DegT/DnrJ/EryC1/StrS family aminotransferase — translation MYKINMVDLHGQYLKIKSEIDQAIQRVLDSAVFVKGSEVKDFENELAHYLGVKHVIACGNGTDALQICLMALDLQPGDEVITPNFTFISTVEVAALLKLKPVLVDVEPGTFNIDIKKLEQSITPRTKAIIPVHLFGQCANMEQIMKIAGAHNIVVIEDVAQALSSVYTFNDGRKVKAGSMGKMACTSFFPSKNLGCFGDGGAIMTNDSELAGTLSAITHHGMRMRYYYDLTGVNSRLDNIQAAILRVKLKYLDEYSAARNRAADWYDKNLKGLKGIEIPERSPFTTHVFHQYTLKLSGIEREGLMKHLESAGVPSMIYYPVPSHLQQAFKNLGYKKGDFPVSEKLCECVVSLPMHTELDEEQLVYITGKLTGYLQSL, via the coding sequence ATGTATAAAATAAACATGGTCGATTTACACGGCCAATATCTTAAGATCAAATCAGAAATTGACCAGGCTATTCAGCGGGTTTTAGATAGTGCGGTTTTTGTAAAAGGCTCTGAAGTTAAGGACTTTGAGAATGAATTGGCACATTACCTTGGCGTTAAGCATGTCATTGCATGCGGAAATGGTACTGATGCTCTTCAGATTTGCCTCATGGCACTTGACCTGCAACCGGGAGACGAGGTAATTACACCCAATTTTACATTCATTTCAACCGTTGAAGTGGCGGCGCTGCTTAAACTTAAGCCGGTACTTGTAGACGTTGAACCGGGTACATTCAATATTGATATAAAAAAGCTTGAACAGTCCATTACTCCCAGAACAAAGGCTATAATCCCGGTACATCTTTTCGGCCAGTGCGCCAATATGGAGCAAATTATGAAGATTGCAGGGGCACACAATATTGTGGTTATTGAAGATGTTGCCCAGGCTCTTTCATCCGTATATACATTCAATGACGGACGAAAAGTGAAGGCCGGAAGTATGGGAAAAATGGCATGTACATCGTTTTTCCCTTCAAAAAACCTGGGTTGTTTCGGCGATGGCGGTGCTATCATGACAAATGATTCCGAACTGGCCGGTACACTTTCAGCCATTACCCATCATGGAATGCGCATGCGATATTATTATGACCTCACCGGTGTGAATTCAAGGCTCGACAATATCCAGGCTGCCATACTCAGGGTTAAGCTGAAATACCTCGATGAATATTCCGCGGCAAGAAACAGGGCAGCCGACTGGTACGATAAAAATCTTAAAGGGCTTAAAGGAATCGAAATTCCTGAACGTTCGCCATTTACAACCCATGTTTTCCATCAGTATACGCTTAAACTTAGCGGTATCGAACGTGAAGGACTGATGAAACATCTCGAATCCGCTGGAGTTCCTTCTATGATATACTACCCGGTTCCATCGCATTTACAACAGGCATTTAAAAACCTGGGGTATAAAAAAGGTGATTTTCCTGTTTCGGAAAAACTTTGTGAATGCGTAGTTTCACTGCCCATGCATACTGAACTCGATGAGGAACAGCTTGTTTATATAACCGGCAAATTAACAGGATATTTACAGTCATTATAA
- a CDS encoding acyltransferase has protein sequence MNPSFYAHESAIIDEGCRIGDGTKIWHFTHVMSNCIIGEHCNLGQNVVVSPGVKLGNNVKVQNNVSIYTGVVCEDDVFLGPSMVFTNVINPRSAIARKDQYKQTLVEKGASIGANATIVCGIKIGQFAFIGAGAVVTKNVAAFELVVGNPARHSGWMSEYGHRLHFDENGIAVCPESKVRYQLENNTVKKLG, from the coding sequence ATGAATCCGTCATTTTACGCACACGAATCAGCTATAATCGATGAGGGCTGCCGGATAGGTGATGGAACCAAAATCTGGCATTTCACTCACGTCATGAGTAATTGTATCATCGGTGAACACTGCAACCTGGGTCAGAACGTTGTGGTTTCACCCGGTGTTAAACTGGGCAATAATGTGAAGGTCCAGAACAACGTTTCAATATATACGGGTGTAGTCTGTGAAGACGATGTATTTCTCGGGCCTTCCATGGTGTTTACGAATGTGATCAATCCCCGAAGCGCCATTGCCAGGAAAGATCAGTACAAGCAAACCCTTGTTGAAAAAGGAGCCAGCATAGGAGCCAACGCAACTATTGTTTGCGGGATTAAAATAGGCCAGTTTGCATTTATCGGTGCCGGCGCAGTGGTCACCAAAAACGTGGCAGCTTTTGAGCTTGTTGTAGGTAACCCGGCAAGGCATTCGGGATGGATGAGTGAGTACGGTCATCGACTTCATTTTGATGAAAACGGCATAGCAGTTTGCCCTGAAAGCAAAGTAAGATATCAGCTTGAAAATAATACCGTAAAGAAACTTGGTTAA
- the galE gene encoding UDP-glucose 4-epimerase GalE codes for MADKILVTGGTGFIGSHTVVELIESGFEPVIVDNLSNSQLSVLDGIKAITGVKPAFENFDLCDYGLLKKFCEKYTGIKAIIHFAALKAVGESVEKPLEYYHNNLVSLMNLLSVMREYKIPNLVFSSSCTVYGQPDKLPVTESTPVKPANSPYGNTKQMSEEIIRDTVASVPGIQGISLRYFNPIGAHPTAQIGELPLGVPMNLVPFITQTAIGLRDELKVYGNDYDTPDGTGIRDYINVVDLARAHVVAIKRVLENKNKSRYEVFNLGTGRGLSVMEIIKTFEKVTGQKLNFKIYPRRPGDISTVYADTSLANKELGWKSDTSLEDTLLSAWKWEKHIRNKE; via the coding sequence ATGGCAGATAAAATTTTGGTTACCGGAGGCACCGGATTCATTGGTTCGCATACTGTGGTAGAACTTATTGAAAGCGGATTCGAACCGGTTATTGTGGATAATCTTTCGAATTCACAGTTAAGCGTGCTTGATGGAATCAAAGCCATTACAGGTGTAAAACCTGCCTTTGAAAATTTCGACCTTTGTGACTACGGGTTATTGAAAAAGTTTTGTGAAAAATATACCGGAATCAAGGCGATAATTCATTTTGCGGCATTGAAGGCTGTTGGTGAATCCGTTGAAAAACCACTTGAATACTATCATAACAACCTGGTATCGCTCATGAACCTTCTTTCGGTGATGCGCGAATACAAGATTCCAAACCTTGTTTTTTCATCATCATGTACGGTTTATGGTCAGCCTGACAAGCTGCCGGTTACCGAGAGCACGCCTGTTAAACCTGCGAATTCACCTTACGGTAACACCAAACAGATGAGTGAGGAAATCATCCGTGATACAGTGGCCTCAGTTCCCGGAATCCAGGGCATCTCACTCCGGTACTTCAATCCGATAGGTGCGCATCCTACTGCTCAAATCGGTGAGCTTCCGCTGGGTGTGCCAATGAATTTGGTTCCGTTTATTACTCAAACCGCCATTGGACTCAGGGATGAATTAAAGGTATACGGAAATGACTATGATACACCCGACGGTACCGGCATACGGGATTATATCAATGTGGTAGACCTGGCCAGGGCTCATGTGGTAGCTATTAAAAGGGTCCTGGAAAACAAAAACAAAAGCCGGTATGAAGTTTTTAACCTGGGAACCGGAAGAGGTCTATCAGTAATGGAAATAATCAAAACTTTTGAGAAGGTAACCGGTCAGAAACTCAATTTTAAAATTTACCCTCGCCGACCGGGAGATATTTCAACGGTTTACGCTGACACATCGCTTGCCAATAAAGAGCTGGGCTGGAAATCGGATACTTCGCTTGAAGATACCCTACTTTCTGCCTGGAAGTGGGAAAAACACATACGAAATAAGGAATAA